TGGGCTTGTATATCTCCGCCTCCGGCATACTGCATGCGCTGTTGCGCCAGCGGGTGACGGCGGACAACATCGCCAACCTGAGCACGCCCGGATTTGGCGCCGGGCGCGTCCACAGCGCCCCTGACGAATCGGGCGGCGTACGGGCGAACGCTATTCTTCACGACTTCACGCCTGGGCCGCTCCCGTACACGGGCCGCTCGCTGGATATCGCCGCTGGCAACGCATTCTTCCGGGTCGAGTTGGCGGATGGCGGCTTTGCGTTTACCCGCGATGGGGCATTCGGATTAAACGCGAATGGCGAGGTCGTGACGATGTCCGGCGGGCGCCTGTCTCCGCCTGTTCAGGTGTCGGCGAATGCGACCGGCGTGACGGTCGCGCGCGACGGTTCCATTTACGCGACGGTCCCGGACAGTCTTGAACCGCAATTGCTGGGCCATATCCAGGTGTACGCTTTTGCGAACCCGGATGGTCTGGAGCGCGTGGGCGACAATCTGTACCGCGCTACCGCCAGTTCGGGCGAAGGGCAGCCCATCACGGCTGCGACGCAAATGGAGACCGGCGCGCTGGAAGGCAGCAACGTCGAGCTGGGCCGGGAGTTGGCGGATGTGACGCTGAACACCCGTTTTCTGCAAGCCAATGTGAACGCGTTTCGCGCCCAGGCGGAACTGTTGGGGACCTTGCTGGACATCG
The nucleotide sequence above comes from Candidatus Hydrogenedentota bacterium. Encoded proteins:
- a CDS encoding flagellar hook basal-body protein, giving the protein MGLYISASGILHALLRQRVTADNIANLSTPGFGAGRVHSAPDESGGVRANAILHDFTPGPLPYTGRSLDIAAGNAFFRVELADGGFAFTRDGAFGLNANGEVVTMSGGRLSPPVQVSANATGVTVARDGSIYATVPDSLEPQLLGHIQVYAFANPDGLERVGDNLYRATASSGEGQPITAATQMETGALEGSNVELGRELADVTLNTRFLQANVNAFRAQAELLGTLLDI